The following are encoded together in the Candidatus Marinimicrobia bacterium CG08_land_8_20_14_0_20_45_22 genome:
- the ispD gene encoding 2-C-methyl-D-erythritol 4-phosphate cytidylyltransferase, with product MSTNRSAAAVIVAAGTGARMNASLPKQFLLLNDRPVLFHTLQPFLTATFVNEIIVVVHPDWLNRQEVKNCLPDKSDKPIRIVPGGERRQDSVYNGISATSESVEIIIVHDGVRPFVTLKEINETILMCDSFDGSILAIPTVDTLKEVKDATIIRTIDRSNIWQAQTPQTFRKSILLRAFETAFANGFTGTDEASLVEKIGGKISVLNGHPENIKITCQYDLNIAKSILEWRSI from the coding sequence TTGAGCACCAATCGATCAGCCGCCGCCGTTATCGTTGCCGCCGGGACCGGTGCGCGAATGAACGCATCGCTTCCCAAGCAATTTCTGCTGCTGAACGACCGTCCGGTTCTCTTTCATACATTACAACCGTTTCTTACCGCGACATTTGTAAATGAAATCATCGTCGTCGTACACCCAGACTGGCTGAATCGTCAGGAGGTGAAAAACTGTCTGCCGGACAAGTCTGACAAACCGATTCGTATCGTTCCAGGTGGAGAAAGACGCCAAGATTCCGTCTATAATGGGATTTCCGCTACTTCAGAATCCGTAGAAATCATCATCGTCCATGATGGCGTCCGACCCTTTGTCACTCTCAAAGAAATTAACGAAACCATTCTGATGTGCGATTCTTTTGACGGTTCGATTTTGGCGATTCCTACCGTCGATACATTAAAGGAAGTCAAAGACGCTACGATCATTCGGACAATCGACCGTTCAAATATCTGGCAGGCGCAAACACCGCAAACTTTCCGAAAATCGATCCTTTTGCGCGCATTTGAAACCGCTTTTGCTAACGGATTTACCGGCACAGATGAAGCCTCGCTTGTCGAGAAAATTGGCGGAAAAATTTCCGTTTTGAACGGACATCCAGAAAACATAAAAATCACTTGCCAATACGACTTAAATATCGCAAAATCCATCCTTGAATGGCGGTCAATATGA